The stretch of DNA GCTCCGGCCGTTAATCTAACGCGCTTGTGTAAGAGCCAACATGGCGAAAACAAGTTCAAGTTGCGCTCGTGCGTCGTATGTTGTAGCTTCCCTTCAAGAAAACAATCAATAGTCGCTATTGAAACAATGCTACCATTCTCATTGACAGTGGATTCGgaaaactcaattgtttcaacgCGCGCTTTCATCTACAGCTGTTCCGCATAGGGATTACTATTGCGCAAATTTGGTCCCCCAATATAGCCATTCCCAGGGCTGACGAGTGAAAATGCGTTGAAGGTTTCAGTAAACTTTGAATAATGTTAAGTACTTTCGTCTATGAAATCCGCCAAATATCTGTACTGGGTCAGATTACGTTAAGCCATTGTTTGTCAGTCAAACCATCCGCTCAGAAGACACAGTTTATCAACAATCGATCTCGGCTAGAACGTTGCCCCAGTGGTGGTGTTTCTAAGTGGTGCAATATTGCTTGACCGGGCAGTCGAACTTATTGTTGCATTATTACGAACATGTTAATATATTTCAGATGGaaccagtgttgtgctgaatcattttcagacgataatgattgcatttttcatgtgaaaacttttcacgtgaaaacagtaggcgagttctcaaattatgtactcaaacaataataaacacagaattttcattcaaacattaatctttactatgatctgctaattgtcaacagtcccgttatgtcttctatttggcgttatggtttcgtggtagtaaggaaaaagttttcaatatttaacggtaagtgcttcaaatcaagatatgattttcaaacgattcttaatcgctggcgagtttttatcacttgataatttaaaagtaagatcgtGGTTTATTTGGATCATCctcgattttgtttaaatttgattttttccaacccTGTATTGAACACATAATTGGAAGTAGTTCCATACCAGTACTAGTCAAGTGCAGTCCCATTCGGGGATTAGTTTGCAGCGCATCGATACGCTAGTTAGTTGGTTGCAACTATGTGTTCTTTCGCGAATGGCGGTATAGTACATTTAGCAAACAAGCTTGGATTCGAGTGTACCGTCTGAGTCTAGTTTAGTTTACTTTGAATAATTACCGACATATGTCTGGACTGGGGTCCGATCACGTAAAGCTACCATCCGCTCAGATGGCCACCAATGGTCCCATCAATGAGATGGCTAACATGTTTATCACGTTCAGATGGAATACACCATGCAAATAGTTCCAAGACGATACTTTACAGTGCAGTAGTAGCGTATGTGTGCCTTCGAGTGGGTGTATAGTACATTTAGCAAACGGCTCTTCTTCGTTAAAGGCTAAAGTATGTGAAAACGAATAGAACTCCAGACTAAACTAAGCCGAAGAATGTCCACCGCACACGATGCTAAATAATATGCTTGACAATATGTTGCTACAACTGGCTGGAGTGATCACAACTCCCCGTGATTGATGGGATGTGCTTTTTAtcttttggtttatttttctcTGCAGATGCGACCAAGCAGAGTTGTGGACGCTTGATAGTGTCTACGCGATGGAAACACAGGAAGCAATGTTATCAACGCTTCACCAATGGAAAGTAAAGTAACAGTTCAAACGTGTGCCAAGTGAAACAATAAACACTAACAAAACGATGCGAAACTAACGATGTAAGTTTATGCATCACTCGATTTGAAAAGGCGGTGAAAACTGAAATAACCCACTGATCATGAACATGCTTATTACGCTCGGATGGAATACACAATACAGATAGTTCCGTGATGGGACATTGACAGTGACGTTCGTTTTACCATTATGCCAAGTGAAACGGAACACACTACCAAAGCGATGCAGAACGAAAGGCAATCTTATTCATTATAGCGTTATGATGTTTGCAGTCGCGTGTTCTTGCGTAGCCGGGTGGCCCCATATCGGAGCTGAAAACCAACAATACTTGTCTTGTCAGCCACATTCAGCGTGCCAAAAGACAGAATCATATTCCAAAATAAACTCTTTTCGCAAGTGTAAtagtggccctgaaaagggcctttTGGGTTAGCATCGATTATCATTTACTTGGAGCTGGTGTACTTGGTAACGGCCTTGGTACCTTCAGAGACGGCGTGCTTGGCCAACTCTCCTGGGAGCAAAAGACGGACAGCCGTTTGAATTTCGCGGGACGTGATGGTCGATCGCTTGTTATAGTGAGCCAGACGGGAAGCTTCGGCGGCAATGCGTTCGAAGATATCGTTGACAAAGCTGTTCATGATGCTCATGGCCTTCGATGAGACACCAGTGTCCGGGTGGACTTGCTTCAACACCTTGTAGATGTAGATGGCGTAGCTTTCCTTCCtgcgttgcttcttcttcttcttgtcgCCCTTGACAATGTTCTTCTGGGCCTTGCCGGACTTCTTTGCGGCCTTTCCGCTGGTTTTCGGTGCCATCGTAGTGGATAGAGGTTTGTCTCGATTCAAACTGAAAGGAAAACTGATACCAACCGACCGTAGTGGTTCTCTTTTATACCCACACGGCACACGGCTCCGGTTCCTCCCCTTCGGTGTGCGTGCTATTTCGCTTGCTTCATGTTTTCCACCCTTTGTATTAGTCAGGCGCAGCGGTACGAGAGTATATAATGCCCGTCGCTTCGCCCGTTCGGTATCAGTACAGTTTACGTACGCTTTGAAGTCGTTTTGTCGTTCGCTTTAAACACAACCCTACTACCCAACAATGTCTGGCCGTGGCAAAGGAGGCAAAGTCAAGGGAAAGGCAAAGTCCCGTTCCAACCGCGCTGGACTGCAGTTCCCGGTCGGTCGTATTCACCGTCTGCTCAGGAAGGGCAACTATGCCGAGCGTGTGGGTGCTGGTGCACCAGTCTATTTGGCCGCCGTGATGGAATACCTGGCTGCTGAAGTACTCGAGTTGGCAGGAAACGCCGCTCGTGACAACAAAAAGACCAGAATCATTCCCCGCCATCTGCAGCTGGCCATCCGCAACGACGAAGAGTTGAACAAACTGCTGTCCGGTGTCACCATCGCCCAGGGTGGTGTGCTGCCAAACATCCAGGCTGTTCTGCTGCCCAAGAAGACCGAAAAGAAGGCATAAGTGGCTTCTCCAGTCGTTGACCACCCGCATCACACCCAAAAACCGTCCTTTTCAGGGCGACAACACTTGTTTCACTGCTAAAGAGTTAtgctttttgtttttcttctctACCATGCGATTTCCGTTTCAAGAATGCGATCGAACTGCGAATTGCTTCGATTACCTAATATCACATCCCTATAAAAGCCGCCTCCAGCTGTCGTTCAGTTTCGTTTCGATTCCCATCCCGGAAAGTGCAGTGAATTTGGAGGTTTCAGTACAAGTGAGTGTGCCAGAAGTGCGCGTCGTGTGTGCAGCATTGGTATGTTCATTCGATAACTAGGTCAGGGCAATAAATTTCTGCAGACAGAACAAGAAAAGTGCACCATGTTCATTCATGTTTACTAGTTTGAAGATGTGATCCCTATGTGCTTGGTTTCGTCCCGCTAACGTTTTTCTGCCGTTTCATCTGTCGTTTGTGTATGACGTTCGATGCGTATGTGTATGTCGCTACCCGGCTCCTTTCGTCGGTGACGTGGTAAGAGGAGAAAGCAATGAAACGAATTCGCTACCCGGATTCGCTGCCTGTTCGAACAGTGAGCGGTGGcagcagcatttttttttcgatctgtAATTTTTGTCGATTGATTGGTAGGAAAATTCCGTCAACTCTTTTCTGAAAAGTGTTtagtggccctgaaaagggccgtttgtaGATGGTGCAGCGTggcaaaataaatcaatttaagcACGTTCACCGCGGATACGCCGAGCCAGTTGAATGTCCTTGGGCATGATGGTGACACGCTTGGCGTGGATAGCGCACAGGTTGGTATCTTCGAACAAACCAACCAGATAGGCCTCGCTAGCTTCCTGAAGGGCCATAACAGCCGAACTCTGGAAGCGCAGATCGGTCTTGAAGTCCTGTGCGATCTCACGAACCAAACGCTGGAATGGTAGCTTGCGGATCAGCAGCTCAGTGGACTTCTGGTAGCGACGGATCTCACGCAGAGCAACAGTTCCTGGCCGATAACGATGCGGCTTCTTGACTCCGCCGGTGGCTGGGGCGCTCTTGCGAGCGGCTTTGGTAGCCAACTGCTTGCGGGGAGCTTTTTCCTCCGGTGGACTTACGGGCGGTTTGCTTGGTACGAGCCATTGTAGTTGATTGGTTTCCTTCCTATCGAAACGGGTATGTTGAAACGAAGTTAAAGAATGAGACTCGCCTGTCTGCCGTTCCCTTTATATGCTTCGGTCGTCGCGCTCAACCAATCACAAGCGACGGAAGAATAAGCAACATAAAAGCGGAAAGAAGAACCAACCCCTGTCGGAGGTATAAAAGAGGCAACGCTCGCCATAGGAAAGCATTAGTTTCGTTTCAACCGTATTCGAGCACAGTACCATACAGCAACCATGACTGGACGTGGCAAGGGAGGCAAAGGACTCGGAAAAGGAGGCGCCAAGCGGCATCGCAAGGTTCTGCGTGATAACATCCAGGGTATCACCAAGCCCGCCATTCGTCGTCTGGCTCGACGTGGTGGTGTCAAGCGTATCTCCGGTCTCATCTATGAGGAAACCCGCGGCGTGCTGAAGGTGTTCCTGGAAAATGTGATCCGTGATGCTGTCACCTACACCGAACATGCCAAGCGCAAGACCGTTACCGCTATGGATGTCGTCTACGCTCTGAAGCGGCAGGGACGCACTCTCTACGGTTTCGGAGGTTAAATTGCACTCCAATATTTCCCCtcaaaacggcccttttcagggccaccgaATACATTCCCAGAAAGAGTGAAAATTAGAACTAATTCTCGCAAACCCCCTCTTGCAGCTGCCCTCGAAGGGACATTATTTGTGTTTTTCGTCACGAAGCTGAGGAAGCAAACTATTGCCATACTAATTAGCACAATCTTTCCCTTTCACACGGCCGACACCCTCCCCTACGCGTGAGAGAAAGCTGCTGTGTTTTCATCAGCGGACTCCCATACAAAACGTTGGCACAAAACCGAGAACGGACTCTGTCGGCATTATTTCCAGCATCATTGTCAACAGAAAACGCTTTGGCAAATCGATGTAACGATCGACGCGCGGGGAATGGTGATAGGGGAAGTTATTGGCACTGTGAGCTTTCGATTTGGAACGCATGTGAATCTGTGCCCTAGTCAGTAGCAAATGGCCCGAAAAAAATAAGCCTGGACTTTTGAGGTTGCTTTATGTTCATCAATGGCAAACTCGGTTGGCGATATGTTCATCAATGGCAAACTCGAAATGTAACGATTGGCATGCGTGGAATGGTGATAGGAAAATCATCAGTCATAACTCTCTGGTGGGAACGAAATTGgtagtcctgaaaaggactgatTGGGTAAACAGGTATGGCACTCCTGTGCAGTGCCGTACGGTTAACGTTGGAAATGGCAAATTCACTTCTTGGCGGCAGCCTTCTTCGGGGCAGCTTTCTTGGCCGGGGCGGCCTTCTTCGGCTTCGGGGTCTTTGGCTTCTTGGCGGCAGTCTTGGAAGGCTTGGTTGCTTTCTGCTTGGGGGCAGCCTTCTTCACACCTCCTGCCTTCTTGGCGGCTTTGGCACCAGCAGCCTTAGCTTTCTTGGCCGCAGCAGGTTTTTTGGCTTTCTTATCGCCTGCTGGTTTTTTGGCCTTCTTCTCACCGGCTGGCTTCTTGGTTACCTTCTTCTTCTCTCCAGCGGCCTTTTTGGGTTTCTTCTCTCCGGCCTTCTTCGGTTTCTTCTCTCCGGCGGCTTTCTTGGCCTCAGCTTTCAGTTTGAACGATCCAGAGGCACCGGTTCCCTTGGTTTGAACGAACTTGCCATTTTCGACGCCATTCTTCAGGGCCTTCTTTAGGAATGGGGCAAGCTTGGCGACATCGCATTTGTAGTTGGCAGCGATATACTTCTTAATGGCCTGCAGGGACGAACCGTTGCGTTCCTTCAGGGTTTTGATGGCTGCAACAACCATATCGTTCACCGGGGGGTGAGTCGATGGCTTCTTCGGCTTGCCTTCTCCTTTCGGGGCCCGTGGCTTCTTGGTTTTAGCTGGCGATGCAGCTGGCGCTGCGGCAGCAGTTTCGGCGGCAACTTCAGACATCTCGGATAGGTAGTGTGGACACTAACACGGCTGGGTGGCTTGTAAACGAATAATAATAAAGGCAAAAATCAGCCAACAGCGCGGTACCAACagttgatgtccgtgttagggatGCCGGAGCGGGTGTCAATTAAACGAGTGTTCGCGAAATTTTGTACAGTTTTTCGGttatatgtttttaaaatttaatttcctCATAGATGCGATAAATAATCACATGGTTTGGCAATGCCAGTGGCGAGTGCAAGAGTGGCACTAGGCTCCGGCCGTTAATCTAACGCGCTTAGGTAAGAGCCAACATGGCGAAAACAAGTTCAAGTTGCGCTCGTGCGTCGTATGTTGTAGCTTCCCTTCAAGAAAACAATCAATAGTCGCTATTGAAACAATGCTACCATTCTCATTGACAGTGGATTCGgaaaactcaattgtttcaacgCGCGCTTTCATTTACAGCTGTTCCGCATAGGGATTACTATTCCGCAAATTTGGTCCCCCAATATAGCCATTCCCAGGGCTGACGAGTGAAAATGCGTTGAAGGTTTCAGTAAACTTTGAATAATGTTAAGTACTTTCGTCTATGAAATCCGCCAAATATCTGTACTGGGTCAGATTACGTTAAGCCATTGTTTGTCAGTCAAACCATCCGCTCAGAAGACACAGTTTATCAACAATCGATCTCGGCTAGAACGTTGCCCCAGTGGTGGTGTTTCGAAGTGGTGCAATATTGCTTGACCGGGCAGTCGAACTTATTGTTGCATTATTACGAACATGTTAATATATTTCAGATGGaaccagtgttgtgctgaatcattatcagacgataatgattgctattttcatgtgaaaacttttcacgtgaaaacagtaggcgagttctcaaattatgtactcaaacaataataaacacagaattttcattcaaacattaatctttactatgatctgctaattgtcaacagtcccgttatgtcttctatttggcgttatggtttcatggtagtaaggaaaaagttttcaatatttaacggtaagtgcttcaaatcaagatatgattttcaaacgattcttaatcgctggcgagtttttatcacttgataatttaaaagtaagatcgtgggtgagtttgatcatcctcgatttttttaaaatttgattttttccaacccTGGATGGAACACATAATTGGAAGTAGTTCCATACCAGTACTAGTCAAGTGCAGTCCCATTCGGGGATTAGTTTGGAGCGCATCGATACGCTAGTTAGTTGGTTGCAACTATGTGTTCTTTCGCGAATGGCGGTATAGTACATTTAGCAAACAAGCTTGGATTCGAGTGTACCGTCTGAGTCTAGTTTAGTTTACTTTGAATAATTACCGACATATGTCTGGACTGGGGTCCGATCACGTAAAGCTACCATCCGCTCAGATGGTCACCAATGGTCCCATCAATGAGATGGCTAACATGTTTATCACGTTCAGATGGAATACACCATGCAAATAGTTCCAAGACGATACTTTACAGTGCAGTAGTAGCGTATGTGTGCCTTCGAGTGGGTGTATAGTACATTTAGCAAACGGCTCTTCTTCGTTAAAGGCTAAAGTATGTGAAAACGAATAGAACTCCAGACTAAACTAAGCCGAAGAATGTCCACCGCACACGATGCTAAATAATATGCTTGACAATCTGTTGCTACAACTGGCTGGAGCGATTACAACTCCCCGTGATTGATGGGATGTGCTTTTTAtcttttggtttatttttctcTGCAGATGCGACCAAGCAGAGTTGTGGACGCTTGATAGTGTTTACGCGATGGAAACACAGGAAGCAATGTTGTCAACGCTTCACCAATGGAAAGTAAAGTAACAGTTCAAACGTGTGCCAAGTGAAACAATAAACACTAACAAAACGATGCGAAACTAACGATGTAAGTTTATGCATCAATCGATTTGAAAAGGCGGTGAAAACTGAAATAACCCACTGATCATGAACATGCTTATTACGCTCGGATGGAATACACAATACAGATAGTTCCGTGATGGGACATTGACAGTGACGTTCGTTTTACCATTATGCCAAGTGAAACGGAACACACTACCAAAGCGATGCAGAACGAAAGGCAATCTTATTCATTATAGCGTTATGATGTTTGCAGTCGCGTGTTCTTGCGTAGCCGGGTGGCCCCCATATCGGAGCTGAAAACCAACAATACTTGTCTTGTCAGCCACATTCAGCGTGCCAAAAGACAGAATCATATTCCAAAATAAACTCTTTTCGCAAGTGTAAtagtggccctgaaaagggcctttTGGGTTAGCATCGATTATCATTTACTTGGAGCTGGTGTACTTGGTAACGGCCTTGGTACCTTCAGAGACGGCGTGCTTGGCCAACTCTCCTGGGAGCAAAAGACGGACAGCCGTTTGAATTTCGCGGGACGTGATGGTCGATCGCTTGTTATAGTGAGCCAGACGGGAAGCTTCGGCGGCAATGCGTTCGAAGATATCGTTGACAAAGCTGTTCATGATGCTCATGGCCTTCGATGAGACACCAGTGTCCGGGTGGACTTGCTTCAACACCTTGTAGATGTAGATGGCGTAGCTTTCCTTCCtgcgttgcttcttcttcttcttgtcgCCCTTGACAATGTTCTTCTGGGCCTTGCCGGACTTCTTTGCGGCCTTTCCGCTGGTTTTCGGTGCCATCGTAGTGGATAGAGGTTTGTCTCGATTCAAACTGAAAGGAAAACTGATACCAACCGACCGTAGTGGTTCTCTTTTATACCCACACGGCACACGGCTCCGGTTCCTCCCCTTCGGTGTGCGTGCTATTTCGCTTGCTTCATGTTTTCCACCCTTGTATTAGTCAGGCGCAGCGGTACGAGAGTATATAATGCCCGTCGCTTCGCCCGTTCGGTATCAGTACAGTTTACGTACGCTTTGAAGTCGTTTTGTCGTTCGCTTTAAACACAACCCTACTACCCAACAATGTCTGGCCGTGGCAAAGGAGGCAAAGTCAAGGGAAAGGCAAAGTCCCGTTCCAACCGCGCTGGACTGCAGTTCCCGGTCGGTCGTATTCACCGTCTGCTCAGGAAGGGTAACTATGCCGAGCGTGTGGGTGCTGGTGCACCAGTCTATTTGGCCGCCGTGATGGAATACCTGGCTGCTGAAGTACTCGAGTTGGCAGGAAACGCCGCTCGTGACAACAAAAAGACCAGAATCATTCCCCGCCATCTGCAGCTGGCCATCCGCAACGACGAAGAGTTGAACAAACTGCTGTCCGGTGTCACCATCGCCCAGGGTGGTGTGCTGCCAAACATCCAGGCTGTTCTGCTGCCCAAGAAGACCGAAAAGAAGGCATAAGTGGCTTCTCCAGTCGTTGACCACCCGCATCACACCCAAAAACCGTCCTTTTCAGGGCGACAACACTTGTTTCACTGCTAAAGAGTTAtgctttttgtttttcttctctACCATGCGATTTCCGTTTCAAGAATGCGATCGAACTGCGAATTGCTTCGATTACCTAATATCACATCCCTATAAAAGCCGCCTCCAGCTGTCGTTCAGTTTCGTTTCGATTCCCATCCCGGAAAGTGCAGTGAATTTGGAGGTTTCAGTACAAGTGAGTGTGCCAGAAGTGCGCGTCGTGTGTGCAGCATTGGTAAGTTCATTCGATAACTAGGTCAGGGCAATAAATTTCTGCAGACAGAACAAGAAAAGTGCACCATGTTCATTCATGTTTACTAGTTTGAAGATGTGATCCCTATGTGCTTGGTTTCGTCCCGCTAACGTTTTTCTGCCGTTTCATCTGTCGTTTGTGTATGACGTTCGATGCGTATGTGTATGTCGCTACCCGGCTCCTTTCGTCGGTGACGTGGTAAGAGGAGAAAGCAATGAAACGAATTCGCTACCCGGATTCGCTGCCTGTTCGAACAGTGAGCGGTGGcagcagcatttttttttcgatctgtAATTTTTTGTCGATTGATTGGTAGGAAAATTCCGTCAACTCTTTTCTGAAAAGTGTTtagtggccctgaaaagggccgtttgtaGATGGTGCAGCGTggcaaaataaatcaatt from Armigeres subalbatus isolate Guangzhou_Male unplaced genomic scaffold, GZ_Asu_2 Contig120, whole genome shotgun sequence encodes:
- the LOC134202379 gene encoding histone H2B, with the translated sequence MAPKTSGKAAKKSGKAQKNIVKGDKKKKKQRRKESYAIYIYKVLKQVHPDTGVSSKAMSIMNSFVNDIFERIAAEASRLAHYNKRSTITSREIQTAVRLLLPGELAKHAVSEGTKAVTKYTSSK
- the LOC134202373 gene encoding histone H2A, with the translated sequence MSGRGKGGKVKGKAKSRSNRAGLQFPVGRIHRLLRKGNYAERVGAGAPVYLAAVMEYLAAEVLELAGNAARDNKKTRIIPRHLQLAIRNDEELNKLLSGVTIAQGGVLPNIQAVLLPKKTEKKA
- the LOC134202391 gene encoding uncharacterized protein LOC134202391, whose protein sequence is MTGRGKGGKGLGKGGAKRHRKVLRDNIQGITKPAIRRLARRGGVKRISGLIYEETRGVLKVFLENVIRDAVTYTEHAKRKTVTAMDVVYALKRQGRTLYGFGGGKVKGKAKSRSNRAGLQFPVGRIHRLLRKGNYAERVGAGAPVYLAAVMEYLAAEVLELAGNAARDNKKTRIIPRHLQLAIRNDEELNKLLSGVTIAQGGVLPNIQAVLLPKKTEKKFCFNRIRAQYHTATMTGRGKGGKGLGKGGAKRHRKVLRDNIQGITKPAIRRLARRGGVKRISGLIYEETRGVLKVFLENVIRDAVTYTEHAKRKTVTAMDVVYALKRQGRTLYGFGG
- the LOC134202393 gene encoding histone H1-like; protein product: MSEVAAETAAAAPAASPAKTKKPRAPKGEGKPKKPSTHPPVNDMVVAAIKTLKERNGSSLQAIKKYIAANYKCDVAKLAPFLKKALKNGVENGKFVQTKGTGASGSFKLKAEAKKAAGEKKPKKAGEKKPKKAAGEKKKVTKKPAGEKKAKKPAGDKKAKKPAAAKKAKAAGAKAAKKAGGVKKAAPKQKATKPSKTAAKKPKTPKPKKAAPAKKAAPKKAAAKK
- the LOC134202398 gene encoding histone H2A, with amino-acid sequence MSGRGKGGKVKGKAKSRSNRAGLQFPVGRIHRLLRKGNYAERVGAGAPVYLAAVMEYLAAEVLELAGNAARDNKKTRIIPRHLQLAIRNDEELNKLLSGVTIAQGGVLPNIQAVLLPKKTEKKA